In Macaca nemestrina isolate mMacNem1 chromosome 14, mMacNem.hap1, whole genome shotgun sequence, the sequence cagcactttaggaggccgagacgggtggatcacaaggtcaggagatcgagaccatcctggctaacacggtgaaaccccgtctctactgaaaaatacaaaaacctagccgggcgaggtggcaggcgtctgtagtcccagctactcgggaggctgaggcaggagaatggcgtgaacccaggaggcggagcttgcagtgagctgagatccggccactgcactccagtctgggcgacaaagcgagactctgtctcaacaacaacaacaaaaaaaaacaaaaacaaaaaacaattaatatttgggaacaaaaaaatattaataccatttataatagctccaaaattgttttaatatctAGGTAtacatctaacaaaatatgtacaggaGCTATATGTTGAACATATTGGGTTAAAAGAATATATGAAAGTTGCTTTTACtactttttcttaaagagatgTAAGAtgtagtctcattctgtcacccaggctggagtacagtggcaccatcgtggctcactgcagccttgacctcctgggctcaagtgatcctcctgcctcagcctcctgatgagctaggactacaggtacaagccactgtACACAGCTATTCACTAATTTTTAACTGTGATtactatgaaaataaattacatatgtgaCTCACATAGATTTCTATTGGGCAGCACTGGCCTACCTTTCCTAGGGAGATTAGTCACAGCAGGGCATGCTGGGAGTGATACATACCTGGAACACAGCATGCCGGGAGCAACTGTGTGCTTAAGGCAAGACATGCCGGGAACAGTCAAGACTTTACATTGGGTACACTATGGGGAGCTTCTCTTAGAAAGATGCTAGGAGTGACTGTGCAACCTCAGAGCAGAGCATGCTGGGTGGGAGCCCTTGTGCCCTCAGAGTAAGGTATGCCACGAGGAAGCCCTCTTGGACAAACCAGGCCATGCAGAGCATGTTGGAAAGGACCCATGTGAACGGCTGGACATGAAGAGAACTCTCCTAGGAGACCCAGCCAGAGGACAGCAGGACTGGACTACCCCTCAGAGCAGTGCATGCTGGGAGCAACAGGCCCTCTGGATGGGGCATGCTGAGAAGGAGCACAGGGCTGGACAGAGGGGGCAGGCGGGAGGCTGGTACCTGTCCTTGCCCGTCTCACCCCGGAAGAGGTCGTCAAATTGCTGCATGCGGCCGGGAGAGACGGCATATGCTTCCATGTTGGGGAACACCAGGCCCGCCCGCTGGATCACACGCACGAGGCTGCCCTGGGGCTTCTGCATTTTGCTTGGGGGCCCCCAGAAGATGAACACGGTTTCAGGGGTCCGGTTGACAAACTCCTGGGGCCTCCTCAGCACGCGGAACACACTGGAATGGGCCACGACGCGGTAGGTGGTCTTGTTGCCCACATCAGCTGAGTAGCCAGTGGTGGGCGCATCGTTCATGCGGATTGTACACTCAGCCCGCTCAATCTCAGGGCCCAGCTTGGTGCCCAGCAGGTGGctggagctgctgacaatcaCACACTGGTGGCACCGAGAGGGCAGCGTCTGGGGGACAAGGAAAGTCAACATTATCACGGCCACTCTGTGCTGGGCCCTGTGCTCCATACATCCAGGCCTCCAGGACCCAGGAATTGTTATGCCCATTTTAAAGAAAGGGAAACGGAGGcccattcattcaacattcaacACACATTGATAGCAAGCTGGTTAATAGCCAAGTCCTGGGGCAGAGCAAGGAGCAAAACAGATCAGGCTTCTGCCTTCAAGAAACAGGTGGAGACACAGATAAGAATGTACATAATAcatgccaggaaaaaaaaaagaaaacagtggcaaatggctaggcacagtggctcacgcctgtaatcccagcactttgggaggccaaggcaggcagatcacttgaggtcaggagtttgagaccagcctggccaatatggtgaaacctcaactctaccaaaaaatacaaaaattagccaggcgtagtggcgagtgcctgtaatcacagctactcaggaggttgaggcaccagaattgcttgaacctggaggtagaggttgcagtgagcctagattgcaccactgcatttaagcctgggtgacagagcaagactcttgttgaaagaaagaaagcaaaggaagaaaagaaacaaggaaaggaaagaagaaagaaaaaaaaaagaaaggaaatgaaagaggggaaaaggaaaggaaaggagaggagaggagagggagaaggggagggggagagggggagagggggagaggggaggtacggggaagtgggagagggagagggaaaggggagggaggggaagggaaaggaggggaaaCAGGGGCAAGTGACCAAAGAGCGACTGCAGCCGGGGCTACTTTAGAAAGGTGGCCTGGaagtccaggtgcggtggctcatgcctgtaatcccagcactttgggaggtcgaggcgggcagatcacctgagctcaggagttcaagaccagcctgaccaacatggagaaaccctatctctactaaaaatacaaaattagcagggcgtggtagcacatgcctgtaatcccagctactagggaggctgaggcaggagaatcgcttgaacctgggaggcagacattgcggtgagtcgagatcacaccactgcactccagcccgggcaacaagagtgaaattcggtctcaaaaaaaaaaagaatctaatttGGGAGAGGAATCTAACATAACTGACTCCATCCTGTTTCTGACCTCACAATCTAATCCCCCTTGCTCATTCCTATCCATAGACTAAACTAACTGTGAGaggaatttattttatagtttaactctaaagcaaagatgataacagcccctTCTCAAAACTGAACTCCACCTTGTTTGGGAACTAAAAATGCCTTTGTAAAGTTAATAAAAGGCCACAAGGTAACAACTGAGATAGAGGCCTGGACTCTGCTAGGATACAggtataataaaaatcatttgttttacttattttccttttcctttgtcctCTATGCATGATTGCTTGCATATAGTCAGTTCGATAGAAGGTGGTCAGTAATAATTGATTATCTCACCCCCCGCATATCTTTCTGTCAAGCTGTAGGCATAAACTATAACCAGTCATTATCTCTTAGCTTGCTTTTCTGCTAAGATGTAGCTATAGTTGAATTATAACCAGTCATTGTttcttaatttgctttttaaaatatagataacaTCATTGTTGTTTTTAACATAGGTAACATTGTTATTGTAAAACCTGAgtgtttgagatttttttttttttttttgagacggagtttcactcttgttgcccaggctggagtgcaatggcacaatctcggctcactgcaacctctgcctcctgggttcaagcaattctcctgtcttagcctcccgagtagctgggattacaggcatgcaccaccacacccggctaatgttgtatttttagtagagacgggtttctccatgttggtcaggctggtctcgaactcctgacctcaggtgatctgactgccttagcctcccaaagtgctgggattacaggcatgagccactgagccggcctgagatatttttcagaactTTCAATCTGGTAGACCAATGGATGCCAACTAGACCAGTGACCCATggcccacccaggaactgactcagtgggTGAAGACAGTTTCAacacccctatgatttcatccccaaccatTCTCTAGTTCCCCTGCCTGCCAAACTATCCTTAAAAAAACCCTAGCTTCCAAATTCTGGGGGAGGCAGATTTGAGAAATAATCCCTTGTCTCCTCACTTGGCTGGCCCTACGATtgttaaactctttctctgctgcaacacCTGCAGTCTCAGTGTATTGGTTTTTtctgggcagcaggcaagaagagtCTGTCCAGCTGCAACAGAAATGCCtctctgagctgagatgtgaagaATGAAGAAGGACCACCTAGGGAAACATATTCAAGGCAGGAGAAACAGCCAGCACAAAGGCTCCAATGTGGAAATAAAGGTGGTACGTTGAAAACCAAAAGAAGGCTATTCAATTGGGTCAGAGTCAACAAGTGGGAGAACAGAAGGTCACAAAGTGGAGAAGTGCAgtgccaggatttgaacccaagtctatGTTACCACAGATCCCCAGCTCTCCAAAGTAGACATCTTCCAAAAAGCACCCACGACATTTCCACTGCACCCAGAAACAAGAAGCACCTTGTTATTAAGGAAGGTATGAAAGCCACTCTGGGGCTGTTTCTCCATGGCTGAAATGAATGGGTTGGAACCACATGCTCTCTGGGGCCTATTTTTTGCCCATGGAATTCCCATTCACCCTTTAAGGCTaagctcaaatgccacctccccCAAGGCAGCCTTCCCTGAGCCCTTACTCCAAGATCCAGCAACACATCCCACGTACCTCGACTGGCGCTTCCACTTTTCTGAGCGCTAGTTTTTTTGGCTTCCCCTGTGATGCTGGAAGCACTGCAAGCCAGGCTCTGTCTCTCCTTTCCACATCACCCACACTCAAGCTGTCCCATTTTTATTCCTCTTTCAAGGGTTCTTAGGGTAGAGAAAGACTCACTTAGGTGTTAACCTGTCTCCAAACACCTGCTAATGTGCCCCTTCCTAGTGAGGGTGTGTCCAGAGCCTGGGCTCTACACTCTgtatgcaaaggccctgaagaaaatataggagggtcagtgaggaaggagaaagaggtaCTACAGGGTGAACCCCAGAAATACAACCTGAATTTCACTGCTACCCAAGGCCAACAGAAGTCTCCAGGAATGACTTTGGCCTCTCTCTGCAGCTGCAACTTAGTAGGGGGTAGGAAAATAccatcctcttccttccctcactcTGTAGCCTTAGACAaatgacttcacctctctgagccttggctaCTCCATCTCACCAAGGGAGATAATAATGCTGCCCTCACAGGGTTTGTCTGAGGAAGATTACTGGTGATCAAAGCGCCTGGCACATACAGACACTTGATAAAGGGCAGCTGGTATTATTAATGCTTTTGTGTTGTCAAATGTCCCAGTGTTCTGCTCCCAAGCCTGTGTGGGCTCCCCAGCAGAGACAGAGAGCAGTGAAAAGAGAAACACATTTTCCAAAGGATTCTGATTCAGGAGATGGTAGGATATTAGCAATaagggtggggacttggagagaactgaggcccagacagtGGACAGTGcccttatccaaggtcacacagcaagcagAGAGCTGAAATCACCGGAGGGAGGGCCTTGACTCCCAGGGTCCACCTTTCCTTTAGGAAAGAAGAGGTGGAGGGAGTGGTGATGCTGGGCAGTGGAAAGGAGCTCCCAGGGAGCTCCCCAAAGTGGCTGAGCTACCTTGTTGCCAAGAATGGGGACATAGCCGTCGGTGATGCTCCACTTCTTGAGGTTGACAGGTCGGCGGCTACGGCCCCCCAGGGAGCCATAATGGAAGACCTCATTGGCACTGTTGGAGCTGTAGAGGATGAGGATGGTGATGAGGGCAAAGAGGATCACGAACACTGCTGACCGCTGCTCCTGGAGAGAGGAGAGGCCAGTGAGGGCCCAGCTGCCAAGCAGGCTCAGCACCCACCTCCTTGCCACCTACTGTGCCTGGTTAACTCCTGCTTTTTGTTGCAGACCAGTTCTGGCACTACTTCCTCCAGGAAGGCCTCCTTCAgccgcctcagtctccccatcacAACACTGATCACACTGCATTCAAACTCCCATCCCTCCAATTAGACCGTGAGCTCTGGGACTGGGCTGGCCTTGCTCCCCACTGTATCCCAGATCCCAGGGCAGGGCTTGGAAGATGGAAGGTTCTCAGGGAGGGTTTGCTGGACTGGATTGAATACGTCAGGATTCCTTACAGCTGCTGCTAAGAGGATGTCTAGAGACAGGTGGGACATCTGAGTGAGAGGGTCTAGGTCTTCCCCCAACAGTAAGTCTCCAATGTACTGCCTCTAGCTCCAAGTTTATCCTTTTTGTCTGCTCTGTGGAAATGGATCTGAGCCCTTTTAATGTTTTCCCTTGTCAGGTAGCTGCATATTAAGCTTTGTGAGTAGAGGGTGCTGGACAGACACTGCAGGAGGAAAAGCATTTGCTTCTTGGTTCTGGTAGGCTTGCTAGGGAGGGTCCTTCAGTGCACACGGCCTCTCCAGTAAGGGCATCTTACCCACTGCCCAGAGGCCAGCAGTGCCAGCAAGTCAGGCACATTGCCTCTGGCTCGTGCTGTGATCACAGCTTCTCCAAAGTCCAGCTCCTACAGTGCACTCAACCACCTGCAGCACCTGCAGGCTGGCAGCTTCCCCTCCCCAGGCCAGTTCTGTACTGGAGCCATCCAGTAGGCCTCAGCTGGGCCTTCTTCAGCAAGGCCCGGATCTCAGTCTTTATGGGGGCAGGGGTGCTCCTTATATTAATATCTGCTATTGCTGTATTCCTCAGAATTCTAATCCCTTGTTACTCCAATGTCCTATTATAGCCAATAATTTTTTGCATTCAACTTTCCTGTTTAATCACTGTGTAGTTTCTTTCTCCTGATTAGACTCAAATTAATACAACCACCCCATCCCATTTCCAAACCTCAGGCTCCACCAAGGCTGCAGTGGATCCTAAGGAAGGGGCATGCAGGGCCAGTCATGTAGTAAGTGCTTAGGAaagcatgaatgaatgaaagaacaatGGGGAACCCTGACATTCTCAGGGTCATGCTCGAGCTGTATCACCTTTGATCAGTGCACCCTCACCCCATTTCCTGCTCACCTCCACCTGCCCACCCCTCTTTCCTGCACTCCACAGTCACCTCGGCTAGTCCTGACCATCACAGACAGACTGTCGGGCCTGGGAGGGCAAAACTGACCCTGGGTCCAGGAACAGGCAGGAGCTTGCCCTAAGCCACTTAGAAGATCAGTGGCCAAAGCAGGGCTTAAACCTGGGTCTCCCAGGGATgggtggcttcttgaggggaagaaGAGACTCACGGTAGCTGGGGTCTGGGACAGGTCCAAAGGAACCCGTTCCATGGAGGGAAGTGAGAGGCTCAATGGGGTTAAGAAATGAAGGGAGACTTACTTTGTTGCTACTCATTTCTCTCCGGCGTCTGCTGAAGGGTAGGTGTCGGCGTCCTGTAGGTGGCCCTGGGGGCAGGGATGTGGGTTCACACCTGCAAGCCACCAGAAAGGGATATCATGGCTTCAGTGTCCTCCTTGGGGTCCAGCAAGCCAAAGGCTACACCTTCTCTGCCCCCACTAGTTCTTCTATGCACCCAGAACTTTAAGGCTCAGGACTGTATCCATTTTGCAAATGGAGACACTGAGGGCCAGAAAGGCCAGGAATCTGTCTGAGGTCATACAGCCTGGTGGCAGCAGAGCCCTGCCCATTCTCTCCCTTGAAGAGGGGCCTTCCCACACCAAGGCAGCTGGCAGGGCCAAAGCTGGCTCCCCTGCTGGAGGACCTGACCTCCACGTGGGCAGCAGGATCCCCATTCACACCCTGCTCTAAATTCTGCCTTGGGCCCCTGTGGCATCAGAATAAAACAATACCTCTTGTAGGCCCCCAAACTCCTCTGCTCTGACTGCCTCTCAGGTTGGCCTGGAACGCCCTCCCTCCTACGGCCTTCTGACTCCCACTCATCCTCCAAGCCTGGCATGGACCAGGAACTCCCCTAGGTCCTCCCGTCCCCCCAGGCTAACAGCTGCCTGCGGGGTACAGCCCACCCAGGTCCTCACTCAGTTTCCCCTGTGCCTCCACAGCCACGAATATGCAGGAATACTACTGAATGAACTAATGCATTAACAAGTAGGATCTCTCGGGGGCTAAGGGCACAGACTCAAGTCTGAGAGGCTCGGTTCGAGTCCAGGTTCGGCAGTCTCTGCCAGGGCTGACTCATCTGTCAAATGGCTGTGATCACAGTCTCAGGGGGTGGCTGGGGGGCCTCTGGAAGACCTGGCAGTGAGGAGGCCGGCCCAGTTCTGCTCCGCACACCCCAATCGCTCCCTCTCCCACCACCCAAAACTCAGCTCCTTTCCAGACTTCCACTTCCCCACCTGTGAAAGGAAAAATGTACTGTGTCCAGCCTACCTCCAGCAGACAGGCCAGGGGGCAGGGCGGGCAGGAGTGCAGAGGGAGGAAACTGGGGCTTAGGGGACCCTCCTCAGTTCCATCCCCTCCTCCAGGGGCCTCTCAGTTTCTGTCACTCTCTTAGCCCTTTGACCTAGCCGCTGTTTACTCCTACATGGCCACCAGGAAGAGCCAGAGAACCTCGTGCCAGAGGAGGCTTGGCACACACACCTCCCTCCTGAATGGTTAGATcctggccccgccccctccccaacCCCGCCCCCTCTCCATGGGCGCCCCCCTCATCCCAAGTTCGGTTTCAGGTTTCTCCAGC encodes:
- the LOC105463964 gene encoding alpha-N-acetylgalactosaminide alpha-2,6-sialyltransferase 6 isoform X1, yielding MACSRPPSQCEPTSLPPGPPTGRRHLPFSRRRREMSSNKEQRSAVFVILFALITILILYSSNSANEVFHYGSLGGRSRRPVNLKKWSITDGYVPILGNKTLPSRCHQCVIVSSSSHLLGTKLGPEIERAECTIRMNDAPTTGYSADVGNKTTYRVVAHSSVFRVLRRPQEFVNRTPETVFIFWGPPSKMQKPQGSLVRVIQRAGLVFPNMEAYAVSPGRMQQFDDLFRGETGKDREKSHSWLSTGWFTMVIAVELCDHVHVYGMVPPNYCSQRPRLQRMPYHYYEPKGPDECVTYIQNEHSRKGNHHRFITEKRVFSSWAQLYGITFSHPSWT
- the LOC105463964 gene encoding alpha-N-acetylgalactosaminide alpha-2,6-sialyltransferase 6 isoform X3, translating into MSSNKEQRSAVFVILFALITILILYSSNSANEVFHYGSLGGRSRRPVNLKKWSITDGYVPILGNKGEVSFMVEHRLVYHGDCGGVV
- the LOC105463964 gene encoding alpha-N-acetylgalactosaminide alpha-2,6-sialyltransferase 6 isoform X2; protein product: MSSNKEQRSAVFVILFALITILILYSSNSANEVFHYGSLGGRSRRPVNLKKWSITDGYVPILGNKTLPSRCHQCVIVSSSSHLLGTKLGPEIERAECTIRMNDAPTTGYSADVGNKTTYRVVAHSSVFRVLRRPQEFVNRTPETVFIFWGPPSKMQKPQGSLVRVIQRAGLVFPNMEAYAVSPGRMQQFDDLFRGETGKDREKSHSWLSTGWFTMVIAVELCDHVHVYGMVPPNYCSQRPRLQRMPYHYYEPKGPDECVTYIQNEHSRKGNHHRFITEKRVFSSWAQLYGITFSHPSWT